From Candidatus Methylomirabilis tolerans:
TTTATTACTTCGATGCGGGGGTATTTCAAGCCATCCGCCCACGTGGACCGTTGGACGCCCCGGAGCAGATTCACGGCGCAGCATTGGAGACACTGTTCTTACAACACGTGCGCGCGATCAACGACTGCCGCGACTTGGACTATCGCCGGCATTACTGGCGCACGGGCACGGGTGACGAAGTGGATTGTGTGCTGTATGGTGAACGCGGTCTGCGCGCGTTCGAGGTAAAAATGGCCCACAACGTCCGCCCAGACGATCTGCGCGCGTTGCTGCGTTTCCGCGCGGATTGTCCGGAGGCGAAGGCCCACCTGCTGTACCTGGTCCCGGATCGAAGCCGTGGAGCTCCGATCTCACCAGTTGATTCAGGCACAGCAACTGCGGGCGATGGGGTACGGCCT
This genomic window contains:
- a CDS encoding DUF4143 domain-containing protein; amino-acid sequence: MSCQPASHRILEDLLIAFRVPVFTKRAKRHLVAHPKFYYFDAGVFQAIRPRGPLDAPEQIHGAALETLFLQHVRAINDCRDLDYRRHYWRTGTGDEVDCVLYGERGLRAFEVKMAHNVRPDDLRALLRFRADCPEAKAHLLYLVPDRSRGAPISPVDSGTATAGDGVRPHQDAARRGDIGDRLWVSESGAWPLSLDPAAGEATVRDGSGSPPHHGDGVSTYPAEPGLPRPPDDRDP